One Phaseolus vulgaris cultivar G19833 chromosome 11, P. vulgaris v2.0, whole genome shotgun sequence genomic window carries:
- the LOC137827831 gene encoding cyanidin 3-O-galactoside 2''-O-xylosyltransferase FGGT1-like: MNAASLHIAMYPWFAMGHLTPFLHLANKLAKRGHKISFFIPKRTQAKLENLNLRPSLITFVPISVPHVDGLPCGAETTSDVPSSLFPLIASAMDLTEKDIELLLLELKPHIVLFDFATYWLPNLARRIGIKSLQYWIISPATIGYMASPARKREDDMRKPPSGFPDCSVKLHEHEVRFFAASRKLEFGNGILLYDRISIGADLSDHIGFKGCREIEGPYVDYLETQFGKPVLLSGPLVPESSNSTLEAKWGEWLGRFKAGSVIYCALGSENSLQQNQLKELVLGLELTGMPFLAALKPPNEFESLEDALPKGFKERVQERGVVYGGWVQQQLILAHPSVGCFITHCGAASLTEALVNQCQLVLLPRLGSDFIINARTMGEKLRVAVEVEKGEEDGLFTKESVGKAVKIVMDDENELGREVRANHNKVRNLLLSDSFESTCVDAFCHKLRDII; encoded by the coding sequence ATGAATGCAGCTTCTTTGCACATAGCAATGTATCCATGGTTTGCTATGGGGCATCTAACCCCATTTCTCCACCTTGCCAACAAATTAGCCAAAAGGGGACACAAGATCTCATTCTTCATACCCAAAAGAACACAAGCCAAGTTAGAAAACCTCAACCTTCGCCCAAGTCTCATCACCTTTGTCCCTATCAGTGTTCCTCACGTTGATGGTCTTCCCTGTGGTGCAGAAACTACTTCAGATGTTCCCTCTTCTTTGTTCCCACTTATTGCCTCTGCCATGGATCTCACAGAGAAGGATATTGAACTTCTCCTCCTTGAACTCAAACCACACATTGTTTTGTTTGACTTTGCAACATATTGGCTACCAAACTTGGCTCGTAGGATAGGGATCAAGTCTCTTCAGTACTGGATTATTAGTCCTGCAACAATAGGGTACATGGCATCCCCagctagaaaaagagaagatGACATGAGAAAACCACCTTCAGGGTTTCCTGATTGTTCTGTCAAGCTGCATGAACATGAAGTTAGGTTCTTTGCTGCGTCAAGGAAATTGGAGTTTGGCAATGGTATTCTTCTCTATGATCGTATCTCTATTGGTGCAGACTTGTCAGATCATATTGGATTCAAAGGTTGCAGAGAAATTGAAGGGCCTTACGTGGATTATCTGGAGACGCAGTTTGGTAAGCCTGTTTTGCTTTCAGGTCCTCTTGTGCCTGAGTCATCCAACTCTACTTTGGAAGCAAAATGGGGTGAATGGCTCGGTAGATTCAAGGCTGGTTCAGTGATTTACTGTGCACTTGGAAGTGAAAACTCCTTACAGCAAAACCAATTGAAGGAGTTGGTATTGGGTCTTGAGCTAACAGGAATGCCATTCCTTGCAGCACTTAAGCCCCCTAATGAATTTGAGTCCCTTGAGGATGCTCTCCCAAAAGGGTTCAAAGAAAGGGTTCAAGAAAGAGGGGTTGTATATGGAGGGTGGGTGCAGCAACAATTGATCTTGGCACATCCTTCTGTTGGGTGCTTCATAACACACTGTGGTGCAGCTTCTCTAACTGAGGCACTTGTGAACCAGTGTCAGTTGGTGTTGTTGCCTCGCCTTGGTTCTGATTTCATCATCAACGCAAGAACCATGGGTGAAAAATTGAGGGTAGCAGTGGAAGTAGAGAAAGGTGAAGAAGATGGTTTGTTCACCAAGGAAAGTGTCGGGAAAGCTGTGAAAATTGTGATGGATGATGAGAATGAGCTTGGCAGAGAAGTCAGAGCAAATCACAACAAAGTCAGGAACCTTTTACTAAGTGACAGTTTTGAGTCAACTTGTGTTGATGCTTTCTGTCACAAGCTTCGTGATATAATCTAA